The genomic region GTACCTCTTGCTTTTCGTCTCAAGTCTAGATGACATCATTGTTGAGAGCTTGTTGACCTCGTACAGCAATCCAGCTGAGAACAAGAAGCTGTAAAAAAATCCAAGTACAATGGTAAGCAAATGCATGTTTTCGAACGCAAAACTGTTGACTCAGAGGAAGCTAGACAATCAAGTAAAGTAATGTAATCTTCAGAAAAGAGATTtagttgtcaaaaaaaaaaaaaaaaaaaaaagatttagcAAGTGGGTGATGAAATCATTTCTTCGGAAATAAGGTTGTTCTGAAATATTTGTAGGTTATACTAGGCCAATAATTGTATTCATCCATCGTGAAACAGTGAAGGCCTAATTTTCGGGTAAGAGCCGAGATGATGAAACCTTGGTATTGTTCTGAAATGATTGTGATGGTGGGTTCCGCATAGTATAAGCCCGATGAAGGTTAATGCAGTTTGGAGTAAACGATGAAAGATTATTATTGACCAGTGAAGTGAGTAAACTAGTGCTATGGCATTCATACCATCCTGAACCCCAAAAGTGCGAAAATTGTCACATTATCCTCGTGATTTCCTCTCGGCTTGTTTCTTTTGTTGGGCCCCTTAGCTTTACCCTCATTGAAACCTACCAGATTTTGAATCaagaaacctttttttttttttttctatttttgaaGAAAACAGTATAAAAATCTACAAGTATAAAAAAAAGTCCACTCTGCAGTGAGTGCCTAAAAGTATAAAAAAAAGTCCACTCTGCAGTGAGTGCCTAAAACCTTTCGCGAATCCAGTTTATTTAAGAATAAAAAGAGTTTAGATTTTCCAATTAATGCCATTCCTATATACCCCTATACGAAAAAAACAGCAGAGGTAATGGTTAAGCATAAACTTTTGGATAAACATCGCCATTTCCTTAATCCATCCAAACTAACCCTCCCTTCTACCCTCACCGCCTCACCCAAATTTGATTCAATGAGGTCAAAGTTGGAAAATAGAGAGGGAAACAATGCACAAACTGACACTATGAGATCAAGGCTAGATCTGATTACCATGTTGTGACACAAACTCGATGGACACTAGCAGCAGCAACAAGAGCAACAGCTTCAGCTAGTACCACTGCAACATAAAGATTTTAAGTTTAAACTTCACAGAGTAATTCATGGCTTAACATATGGTTGATCGATCAGGCTGAACCAGTAGACATAATTCAGGAGTAATTAGACAGACAACTCCGCCTCCAAAAATATTAGTTTAGGAGCGGAAATTGCCCAGCCCTTAAATTTAGCCTTTTCCAAGAAATGTCACGAGCTTTTaactttcttcttcctttttttaTCACTCTTAATACTGAAAGTAAAAGTAACTCGAAAAGAAATCAAATTTACCAGCACCCCACCCAGTTTTGATGCCACATGTCTCCTGAAAATTGCCAatgaactgaaaaaaaaaaacatcagaaTAGAGTAACATTATGAGTTAATTATACATGCTCTATTAAACACTTTGGCATACTTGAATTGAGATGATAGAAGTTTCGTAGATATCACACTCACCGTGAGAGAGAAAAGGAACAAAAGAGAGCTAACAAAACCCCCAAGAATAGTGAACAACTCTGAAGATGCTAATTTTCCTCTATAAATAACTTCAAGCGACAGCACCACTGTAAAGAATATGAAAGAAAGCAGCATAGAGCTCCCTGTGCTCGCCATTGCCTCTAATTTCAAACAACAGCAACAGCAACGTCAATTTCATCTACATTTAGCTAATTTTAATCTCTGTTGTTCAGACTCGTTTAGAAGTATCCGATTCGGAGGCGTGTCCAAGTGTGGGACTCGACCATTTTTATGAAAATTATGCATATTTTGTCCTTGTCCGAGTGTCGAGTGTCGGACACGGGTACGTGGGGGAATCAGAAGAGCCGGAGTAACATAgattttaatttaataaaatgACAACACGCACAATGTCGAATGAGACGAAATGCAACATCAACAGTCTCAATGTCAACCTAATTCGGGATCTTTAGCATCAAAAACTCGACAGCCTTACAGCAATGTTTCGCACCTAACCAATCAGCTAAACATAATATCGAATCAATCGCAATGTAAACATAATATCGAATCAGCTCAACAAAATCGCAGCTAAGAGATAACACAGATTGACAAACAACTTCACAAATTTTCACCGGAATGTAAACGTAATATCGAATCAATAGCATCGACAAACACAAAAGCTAATAGGGTTTAGCTTGCGACTTTGATCAAAATTCCGAAAAATCGACATGGTTGATATGAAATCACAGAAATTAGGTAATTATATACGAAGAAATTGCTGGAAAACTAAGGAATTGAGCAAATTGATGTGAATCCAATTAACGAAGAAATTAGGTAATTAGTTGATTACATAACAGATAAATGAGTGCAGATTTGAAGAGACTGAGAGAGAGACGTACCGTAGAGTGAAGGGAGTAGATCGCAAGTGCCAGAAATTGAAATGGAAGAACCACAAAGAAACGCCTTATTAAACCCTTAGACGcaaattaattgtttttttttttttttggtactagACGCAAATTAATTGTCAAAGTTTAAGGATACACTCTCCGTCATcatcatttgtttatatttttattCGGATATTCCATAAAACAAAGGGAAAATAATTACCAGGGAGGGGTGCacattaaggccctgttcttttggacttaatttcagttctaataagttcagttcagttcagttcagctccattaagttcagttcagttcagttcagttcagatcagttcagttcagttcatattagttttttcaacattattattattattattattattgttattattattgttgttgttattattataattattactaatgtatttactattattattatattatttttatatttattatattactattatatttattaataattaattcgtattatttaaattattattttatatttatattattattattattattattattatatttatttttttattaatatattcattactattaatattattcataacatatttattattattattgttattattattattattattattattataataagttattatattatatttattatatttattaatatatttattattattaatattattaatcacatatttattattattatatttaacattattatattaataagttattatattagacctactactactactactactactactactactattattattattattattattactatatttattgttatattactattttattttttatatatcttattagattattattattattattatattatattatattaatatattattatttttaatgaataatattattataatatttattattattattattggtattattgttattataatatttattattattggtattattattagtagtagtataatcttttattatttagattcgattcgattgatttcgatcgattcgattgattgattgattgattcagttCAACTAACTCcatttgattcgattcgattgattgatttgattcagctccattaagttgattTGATTTGATAACAATTTggtcaaaagaacagggcctaaattgTCGGGAGAAAATAACGGAGATAACTAATCTTATTCGGATTCGGATATTCCAATAAAACACTCGAGTTTAGAATTTTCTAAGATCAGCAATTCTTGCTTGTGAGTTATGACATCTCATAAATGTGGATTTGTGCTCTAAGATGTGACATCCATAATATATTTAGGACAAATCATCACTTGTTGTCGAGTAAAGTCGAGTTGAATGTGACTATTTAATTGAAAAGTTAATTACGGAGTATTAAATAATAAAAAATTGATTTTACAAACTTTTTATTTAAGACCGAGTTACAAGAGAATTATAGTATAGCATAATTGTGTTATTAGGGTGTGAATGAATCGAATCCGCTTGATAAGATCTTAGATCGGTGTTGTTAAAGCTCAACTTGAACTCAATTGTTCTCGAGTTGGAGCTTTGCTTCATTCATTTTGAGTTGAGTATGTGTATGTGTATGAGTTTATACAATGTAGGATTAATAGTAACATTCACTGATTTTTGGATATAAAAAAAATAAGATTGTGGGACTAGTATTCTCTGATATATACAGTGTGTATACAATGTACAAAAACCATTACTCCTCGGAATCAGAATACGCCGGGCACGTTCCATCATCAACGTTGGCCAACGGGTTATACATAGGTGATTCGGGATCCGTGCATCCTTCTACTAAGTCCAAATTACAACGATCCCCCTTCATGAAACATTGGCATTATTAGTCCAAATTCTTTACTCATTATTATGGCAATAATTAAGGAGTATTTATGGACAATTCTTTACTCATTATTATGGCAATAATTAAGGAGTATTTATGGACTTTGGAATAGAAAATGTATTTCTCCCAAGCAAATTAACCAATCATGTGAAATCTTTCAAACTTAATAGCAAATTTAAGCGTGCATTATGCATTCAATACATCAATTAAGGAGTCTttatgactttgaaaattgtaAAACGTCATGTAAAACAGAAAATTTATCAAGAGCTAAAACGTCTTATATTGAATAACGGAGGGAGTAGCAAATATTAGGAGTTAGCTTTGAAGGATGTAATGACTCTTTATGTTACTAGATAAGTTAGGACTTAGGAACTTATATAAATAAGGGTCATAAGTCATGTTGGATTAGTAAGAGAGTGTGTGCTTAATATCCCGAGTTAAGCATAGATTGAAATCTTAGCTAGTTGCTAAGTGTTGGAAGATTGAGATTGTATTATTGTTAGTGTTTGAAGAATAATAATACAAGGTTGGGTTGTGGTTAAGTTCATAACAAAATATTGTGAGTCtttgcattttatattatttgtaccaaaaaccccaacaagtggtatcagagctacggCTCGATGGAGAAAAATTTTGGTACAAAATTTGAGATGGAGTTGTTTAAAGGCAAGAACAATTTCTCGTTATGGCAAAGCATGATAAAGGATGTTCTCATACAACACGGGTTGTATGCGACGCTTGAAGATAAAAGGCCCGATGATGTTCAAGTTCTCAAATGGGAAGACATGAAGTTGCGCGCGGTTAGCACAATCCGATTAGCCCTTGCACTAGAAATCAAGTATAGTATATTAGAGGAGACAAATCCTAAGGAGTTGTGGACCAAGTTATGTAGCATTTATAATGCGAAGTCCTTGGCTAACAAACTATTCTTGAAGAAGGATATTTTCGAGCTCGAGATGGTAGATGACGGAGATCTGAGAGATCATCTAAACAAGTTTAATGGCTTGATCACCCAATTGGCGAGTTTGGACGAGACATTCAAAGAAGAAGATAAGGCAATAATGTTGTTGGCTTCTCTTCCCAAAAAGTATAACACGGTTATCACTAGTTTACTTGTGGAGAAGACAACGTTGGCCTTAGATGAGACCGTTGTAGTTTTGCTTGAGTCTGAAAAGTTGATGAAGTAAGGAGGTGGTGGTTCTTCAAGTGATGGAGGAGCTTTTGTGGGTGAATATCGTGGCAAGAATAAAGGCGGTTGGAAAAAGCACAATCCTAATATCAAGTGCTTCTACTGCGATGAGTTAGAACATATACAAACTGTGTGTCCTAAAGCAAAAGAAGATTTgaaagagttgaaaaagactcgTGCTAGTGGGGTTGCAGCTATGGCAGAAGTTGATGATGGTGAACTCTTAATGGTTCATGGTGAAAAGGAACTTAGTGAGAGCTGGGTGTTAGATTCGGGAACTTCCTATCACATATGTGGAAGAAGAGAGTGGTTCTCTTCCTATGAAGAATGTGAAAGTAAGATGGTTAGTTTGCCAAATGGTGATAAGGCAAAGATTGAAGGGATTTGTGAGGTGAAGGTAAGACTTCATGATGGTCAAGCTAGAAGGTTTGGTGATGTTAGATATATACCAAACATTAGTAAAAATTTAATCTCATTAGGTAGATTAGATTCTAAGGGTTGTACGATTCATGTTGATAATGGTGTTTTGGAGGTCACTAAAAATGGTAAGGTGATTCTCAAAGGTCCAAGAGGGAAAACTAACTTATTCACATTTGATGGAAGATGTGTTGAAGATGGGTTAGTTCAAGGGGAGGTACTATCAAGTGAAGGGGAGGTGCTTCCAAGTAAAGGTTGGGTCGCTCCGCTCGATGATTGACAAGTCCAAAGTAATGTTGGGCTTAAGGGGAGGTTTGTTGGGAATTGTAACCCCAACATTATTGATATGTTAGTAACAACATTAGAGTCTTTATGTCAAAGTTATGTTTTATGTTACTAGTATTTACACTTTGTATGTTAGATGTTtttagtactccctccaattATACTATATATGAcgtttaacaaaaaaaaacactTTTTAAGAAAATTCTTTACTCATTATTATGACATTAATTAAGGAGTATTTATGGACTTTGGAATAGAAAATGTATTTCTCCCAAGCAAATTAACCAATCATGTGAAATCTTTCAAACTTAATAGCAAATTTAAGCGTGCATTATGCATTCAATACATCAATTAAGGAGTCTTTATGGCTTTGAAAATTGTAAAACGTCATGTAAAACAGAAAATTTATCAAGAGCTAAAACGTCTTATATtgaataatggagggagtagtaaataTTAGGAGTTAGCTTTGAAGGATGTAATGACTCTTTATGTTACTAGATAAGTTAGGACTTAGGAACTTATATAAATAAGGGTCATAATTCATGTTGGATTAGTAAGAGAGTGTGTGCTTAATATCCCGAGTTAAGCATAGATTGAAATCTTAGCTAGTTGCTAAGTGTTGGAAGATTGAGATTGTATTATTGTTAGTGTTTGAAGAATAATAATACAAGGTTGGGTTGTGGTTAAGTCCATAACAAAATATTGTGAGTCTttgcattttatattaatttgtaccaaaaaccccaacaagtggtatcagagctacgaCTCGATGGAGAAAAATTTTGGTACAAAATTTGAGATGGAGTTATTTAATGGCAAGAACAATTTCTCGTTATGGTAAAGCATAATAAAGGATGTTCTCATACAACACGGGTTGTATGCGACGCTTGAAGATAAAAGGCCCGATGATGTTCAAGTTCTCAAATGGGAagatgtagatacctcatttctgcacctctcgcaaaccacccggtgatgattgggccgcatgtttgctacgcggaacgatttgtgacagttcgtaagtttatcgtcaagtgattgctcaaacactaatgtctacctcttagttgtcatctacgcgccgatacggtagttttgacagtaattagagtacatttggagtccgggcctaaaaccgtcttcattttctgataaccgttaaatcccgagtcagaatgttctggaatgttccggatatttctattccatattttataaatatttcacaatctttatcctttggtaaacaatttcccgtaatattcacataaaatattaaggaaaaccaaattattccgtcctaccataacttaaacacagaaatctttctcccgcaggaggaaaccacgtgggaacagacgcagcaggtgctgcgcctcttccaagagacgcagtggctgctgcgcctcttcccaggtcctcttctgcgtaattttcgtatctttttcataactttccgagattca from Silene latifolia isolate original U9 population chromosome 3, ASM4854445v1, whole genome shotgun sequence harbors:
- the LOC141648089 gene encoding uncharacterized protein LOC141648089 — its product is MASTGSSMLLSFIFFTVVLSLEVIYRGKLASSELFTILGGFVSSLLFLFSLTFIGNFQETCGIKTGWGAVVLAEAVALVAAASVHRVCVTTCFLFSAGLLYEVNKLSTMMSSRLETKSKRY